One genomic region from Ptychodera flava strain L36383 chromosome 14, AS_Pfla_20210202, whole genome shotgun sequence encodes:
- the LOC139150390 gene encoding adenylosuccinate synthetase isozyme 1 B-like, whose product MADTAMSNCDCPENGLVSDDQLRKRRKDSEPNKVTVIIGCQWGDEGKGKVVDMLAEEADLVCRCAGGNNAGHTVVAGGKEYIFHLLPSGFINENCVNVIGNGVVVHLPGLFDELKNNKIENWENRLIISDRAHLVFDFHQQVDGLQETAKGKNSIGTTKKGIGPTYSNKASRSGIRICDLLGDFEIFTSKVTSLVKMYQKLYPELDVDLNKELKKYKEYADTIRPMVRDTVHYLYEALNDPSKNILVEGANATMLDIDFGTYPYVTSSSCSIGGVCTGLGIPPSKVGNVYGVFKAYTTRVGEGHLPTEQVNETGDLLQERGCEFGATTKRKRRCGWLDIMVLKYSHMLNGYTALCMTKLDILDTLAEVKIGIGYKYKGQQLSSFPADQEIVKGLEVEYLALPGWQTSTESARKFSDLPPNAQAYVRKVEELLGVPLKWIGVGKSRESIIQMF is encoded by the exons ATGGCGGACACGGCGATGAGCAACTGTGACTGCCCCGAAAATGGCCTCGTGAGCGACGATCAACTACGGAAAAGACGTAAGGATAGTGAGCCGAATAAGGTTACGGTGATCATCGGCTGCCAATGGGGTGATGAAGGGAAGGGTAAAGTGGTTGATATGCTCGCCGAAGAAGCCGATCTCGTGTGCCGGTGTGCG GGTGGCAACAATGCAGGACACACTGTTGTGGCTGGCGGCAAGGAATACATATTTCATCTGTTACCAAGTGGTTTCATCAATGAAAACTGTGTCAATGTAATTG GTAATGGTGTGGTTGTACACTTACCTGGACTCTTTGATGAGCTGAAGAATAATAAGATTGAGAACTGGGAGAATAGACTTATTATTTCTGACCGAGCACATCTTG TGTTTGACTTCCATCAACAAGTGGATGGTTTACAAGAGACAGCTAAAGGGAAAAACAG TATTGGAACAACGAAAAAAGGAATTGGTCCGACATATTCCAATAAAGCAAGCAGAAGTGGTATTAGGATATGTGATCTTTTAggagattttgaaatattcacttCAAA GGTTACAAGCCTGGTAAAAATGTACCAAAAACTCTATCCTGAACTTGATGTGGATTTAAATAAAGAATTAAAGAAATACAAA gAATATGCAGATACAATACGTCCCATGGTGAGAGACACAGTTCATTACCTGTATGAAGCCCTCAATGATCCAAGCAAGAATATCCTAGTGGAAGGTGCTAATGCTACAATGTTGGACATTGACTTTG GCACCTATCCCTATGTAACGTCATCTAGTTGTTCAATTGGTGGCGTGTGTACAGGACTTGGTATTCCACCCAGCAAAGTTGGTAACGTCTATGGTGTTTTCAAAGCTTACACAACCAGAGTTGGAGAAGGCCATTTACCCACAGAGCAAGTCAAT GAAACTGGTGATCTTCTGCAGGAGAGAGGCTGTGAGTTTGGGGCAACAACAAAACGAAAACGTCGATGTGGATGGTTGGATATCATGGTGCTTAAGTATTCACATATGCTGAATGGATACACTGC ACTTTGCATGACCAAGCTGGATATCTTGGATACCTTGGCAGAAGTGAAGATTGGTATCGGATACAAATACAAAGGTCAACAGTTGTCATCTTTCCCAG CTGATCAAGAAATTGTCAAGGGTCTTGAAGTGGAGTATCTGGCACTTCCAGGCTGGCAAACCAGTACAGAAAGTGCCCGAAAATTCTCTGATCTTCCACCAAATGCCCAGGCATATGTCAGGAAAGTTGAAGAGTTGCTTGGTGTTCCAT TAAAGTGGATAGGAGTTGGAAAATCAAGAGAATCCATCATACAAATGTTCTGA